From the Alloalcanivorax dieselolei B5 genome, one window contains:
- a CDS encoding FdhF/YdeP family oxidoreductase, with translation MSDTLPPADRLRFKPYKGPAAGWGALRAVTDHWFESKQPFKNLYAMVKTNQSNGFDCPGCAWGESPESGMIKFCENGAKAVNWEATSRRVDAAFFEKYSVTELLQQDDYWLEFQGRITEPMVYDRRTDHYKPMGWEDAFALIARHLNGLESPNQASFYTSGRASNEAAYLYQLFVRAFGTNNFPDCSNMCHEASGVALIESIGTGKGTVTFADFDKADALFLFGQNPGTNHPRMLEPIRDAVKRGAQVAVFNPLKERGLERFQAPQDPLEMLTQTSSPLNTAYFRPALGGDMAAVRGMVKWLLQWDREALASGGEAVFDHDFIAQHTDGMEQYLAMVDATSWEQIEAQSGISRDILEQAARIHRDSKRVIICWAMGITQHKHSVATVQEIANLQLLRGQFGEGAGLCPVRGHSNVQGDRTVGIADEPPAALLDALEKRFGFTPPREPGYNVITTLQAMVAGKIKVFLALGGNFAQATPDTARTHEALGSCELTVQISTKLNRSHLICGNEALILPCLGRTDIDEQADGPQGVTVEDSFSMVHLSHGQLRPLSKQMRSEPEIIAGIAEATLGKTPVDWRALVENYDRIRDLIQDTIPGFDDFNARLKAPGGFYLGNPVRDRQWQTESGRAQLVSHALPATLVDAETLASGAKPDLVLQTLRSHDQYNTTIYGLHDRYRGVHGGRKVVFVNRADLERLGFQHGDKVDVVSLWRDGEERRVSDFTLLEYDVPAGQAAAYYPETNPLVPMDSYGDGSFTPTSKLIAIRLEKSSAPARIA, from the coding sequence GCCGCGGGTTGGGGCGCCCTGCGCGCCGTCACCGACCATTGGTTTGAGAGCAAGCAGCCGTTCAAGAACCTCTATGCCATGGTCAAGACCAACCAGAGCAACGGTTTCGATTGTCCGGGCTGCGCCTGGGGCGAATCCCCCGAAAGCGGCATGATCAAGTTCTGTGAGAACGGCGCCAAGGCGGTTAACTGGGAAGCCACCAGCCGTCGCGTGGATGCCGCCTTTTTCGAGAAGTACAGCGTTACCGAATTGTTGCAACAGGATGACTACTGGCTGGAGTTCCAGGGCCGGATCACCGAGCCGATGGTGTATGACCGGCGAACCGATCACTACAAGCCGATGGGTTGGGAGGACGCCTTCGCGTTGATCGCGCGCCATCTCAATGGTCTGGAAAGCCCCAACCAGGCCAGCTTCTATACCTCCGGGCGTGCCAGTAACGAGGCGGCCTATTTATACCAGTTGTTCGTGCGTGCGTTCGGTACCAATAACTTCCCGGATTGCTCGAATATGTGCCACGAGGCCAGCGGCGTGGCCTTGATCGAAAGTATTGGTACCGGCAAGGGCACCGTCACCTTCGCTGATTTCGATAAAGCCGACGCGTTGTTCCTGTTTGGCCAGAACCCGGGCACCAATCATCCGCGTATGCTCGAGCCGATCCGCGATGCGGTGAAACGTGGTGCCCAGGTGGCGGTGTTCAACCCGCTGAAAGAGCGGGGGCTGGAGCGGTTCCAGGCGCCCCAGGATCCGCTGGAAATGCTGACTCAGACCTCTTCACCACTGAACACCGCGTACTTCCGCCCGGCTCTGGGCGGTGACATGGCGGCGGTGCGAGGCATGGTGAAGTGGTTGCTGCAGTGGGACCGGGAAGCCCTGGCCAGCGGCGGCGAAGCAGTGTTTGATCATGACTTCATTGCCCAACACACCGACGGCATGGAGCAATACCTGGCGATGGTGGACGCCACCAGCTGGGAGCAGATCGAGGCTCAATCGGGGATCAGCCGTGACATTCTGGAACAGGCCGCGCGCATTCATCGCGACAGTAAAAGGGTGATTATCTGCTGGGCCATGGGCATTACCCAGCACAAGCATTCAGTGGCAACCGTCCAGGAGATCGCCAATCTGCAATTGCTGCGTGGCCAGTTCGGCGAGGGCGCCGGACTGTGTCCGGTGCGCGGCCATTCCAATGTGCAAGGGGATCGTACCGTGGGCATTGCCGACGAGCCGCCAGCGGCCTTGCTCGACGCCCTGGAAAAACGGTTCGGTTTTACACCGCCGCGTGAGCCCGGATACAACGTGATCACCACGCTGCAGGCGATGGTGGCGGGCAAGATCAAGGTGTTTCTGGCGCTGGGCGGCAATTTCGCCCAGGCCACGCCGGACACGGCGCGCACGCATGAGGCGCTGGGGAGCTGCGAACTGACCGTTCAGATCAGTACCAAGCTGAACCGCAGCCATCTGATATGCGGCAACGAGGCGTTGATCCTGCCATGTCTTGGGCGCACCGACATTGATGAGCAAGCGGACGGCCCGCAGGGCGTCACCGTGGAGGACTCGTTCAGCATGGTGCACCTGTCCCATGGGCAGCTGCGGCCTTTGTCGAAGCAGATGCGGTCCGAGCCGGAGATCATCGCCGGGATCGCCGAAGCCACGCTGGGCAAAACACCGGTGGATTGGCGTGCCCTGGTGGAGAATTACGACCGTATTCGTGATCTGATCCAGGACACCATTCCCGGTTTTGACGACTTCAATGCGCGGCTCAAGGCGCCGGGCGGCTTCTACCTGGGCAACCCCGTCCGCGACCGCCAATGGCAAACGGAATCCGGCCGTGCCCAATTGGTCAGCCACGCACTACCGGCCACTCTGGTGGATGCGGAGACGCTGGCTTCCGGCGCCAAACCGGATCTGGTGCTGCAAACCCTACGCTCCCATGACCAGTACAACACCACCATTTACGGCCTGCATGACCGTTACCGGGGCGTGCACGGCGGCCGCAAGGTGGTGTTCGTCAATCGTGCCGATCTCGAACGCCTGGGATTCCAGCATGGCGACAAGGTCGATGTTGTTTCTCTATGGCGTGATGGCGAGGAACGGCGGGTCAGCGATTTCACGCTGCTGGAGTACGATGTCCCCGCCGGCCAGGCCGCTGCCTATTACCCGGAAACCAATCCGCTGGTGCCCATGGACAGCTATGGCGACGGCAGCTTTACACCCACCTCCAAGCTGATCGCCATCCGCTTGGAGAAAAGCAGCGCCCCGGCGCGTATCGCCTAG
- a CDS encoding GFA family protein, producing MTGKVLPIEGSCRCGQVRVRIEAQPLLTMACHCTGCQKMSAGAYSLSAAIPSPGFSVIKGEPVIGGLHGASRHYFCPHCMSWMFTRPEGIEEFVNIRPGILDQPVWSQPFIETFTSEKLPWVSTPAKYSYEQFPPFEAYGGLIRAYAEGNQMGV from the coding sequence ATGACGGGAAAGGTGTTGCCAATTGAGGGTAGTTGTCGATGTGGCCAGGTCAGGGTGCGCATCGAAGCTCAGCCATTGCTTACCATGGCCTGCCACTGTACCGGGTGTCAGAAGATGAGTGCCGGTGCCTACTCGTTAAGTGCCGCCATCCCCAGCCCGGGTTTCTCGGTGATAAAAGGCGAGCCGGTGATTGGGGGGTTGCACGGCGCATCCCGTCATTATTTTTGTCCGCATTGCATGAGCTGGATGTTTACCCGGCCCGAGGGGATCGAAGAGTTTGTGAATATCCGCCCGGGGATACTTGATCAACCTGTTTGGAGTCAGCCTTTCATTGAGACTTTTACCAGCGAAAAGCTGCCTTGGGTGTCGACACCAGCCAAATACAGCTATGAGCAGTTTCCGCCTTTCGAGGCTTATGGAGGTCTGATCAGGGCGTATGCCGAGGGAAACCAGATGGGAGTTTGA